A window from Prochlorococcus marinus CUG1435 encodes these proteins:
- a CDS encoding carbohydrate porin yields MKLFKSLLIAPATLGLLAPMSATANELNLAEVSGYSSSEEVQNISEFYPKELAVTNSRVDGLEVRINEIEAGSFSETTTASFSADMYIGAVDDETSPTPDDLNDADDIVTAGYSFQIDLNTSFTGEDSLDVSLDAGNANSAGVAEFDGNSGGDQLTVDGVSYTFPLGDSLTFMVGDNTDGSALFTTACVYGGPSNTLDDCGNVNANITNGGVMAGAAYDFGNGTTFAVGY; encoded by the coding sequence ATGAAGCTTTTCAAAAGCTTGCTTATTGCTCCTGCGACATTAGGCCTTTTAGCTCCTATGTCTGCAACAGCAAATGAGCTTAATCTTGCTGAAGTTTCTGGTTACTCTTCTTCTGAAGAAGTACAGAACATTAGTGAGTTCTATCCAAAAGAACTAGCTGTTACAAACAGCCGTGTTGATGGATTAGAAGTAAGAATTAATGAAATTGAAGCTGGTAGTTTTTCTGAAACAACAACTGCTTCATTCAGTGCTGACATGTACATCGGTGCAGTTGATGATGAGACATCTCCAACACCTGATGATCTTAACGATGCTGATGACATCGTTACTGCGGGTTACAGCTTCCAAATCGACCTAAACACAAGTTTTACAGGTGAAGATTCACTCGACGTTTCTTTAGATGCTGGTAATGCTAATTCTGCTGGTGTAGCTGAATTCGACGGTAACTCAGGCGGAGATCAACTAACAGTTGATGGAGTTTCATACACTTTCCCACTTGGTGATAGTTTAACCTTTATGGTTGGTGACAACACTGATGGTAGTGCTCTATTCACAACAGCTTGTGTATATGGCGGTCCTTCCAACACTTTGGATGATTGCGGTAACGTAAACGCTAATATCACTAACGGTGGTGTAATGGCTGGAGCTGCTTATGACTTCGGCAATGGTACAACTTTTGCTGTTGGTTAT
- a CDS encoding pectate lyase, translated as MSKEIKTPFGSINTEVSLFPIYYLIFIYGFVYIFPYGKNLIGISWFDWLRSEDGPLEWIQFFEYLLASFFAFLIFIRQKKKKEVNSIIWLLIAFLSFVIAGEEISWGERLTGIGIATISELNVQGETNFHNLPFFHNYLLDPVFEVSCIFLGWFGWRKFKNINALPNKKLSLYFLFVALFYFYFDISWASTTEQIRNDQEIFEFLLSSGIFLHCLGNFLQKYNLKKL; from the coding sequence ATGTCTAAAGAAATTAAAACTCCCTTCGGATCAATTAATACAGAGGTAAGTTTGTTCCCCATTTATTATTTGATATTTATATACGGCTTCGTTTATATATTCCCTTATGGGAAAAATTTGATAGGAATAAGTTGGTTTGACTGGCTTAGAAGTGAAGACGGCCCTCTTGAATGGATTCAGTTTTTTGAATACCTATTAGCTTCATTTTTCGCTTTTCTTATTTTTATAAGGCAAAAGAAAAAAAAAGAGGTTAACTCAATTATTTGGCTTTTAATAGCTTTTTTGTCTTTTGTAATTGCAGGAGAAGAAATAAGCTGGGGGGAGAGATTAACTGGAATCGGAATCGCTACTATTTCTGAGTTAAATGTTCAAGGAGAAACTAATTTTCATAATTTACCTTTTTTTCATAATTATTTATTAGACCCGGTTTTCGAAGTGAGTTGTATTTTCCTTGGTTGGTTTGGTTGGAGAAAGTTTAAAAATATTAATGCCTTACCGAATAAAAAATTGTCTCTTTATTTTTTATTTGTGGCACTTTTTTATTTTTATTTTGATATTTCTTGGGCTTCTACAACAGAGCAAATAAGGAATGATCAAGAAATATTCGAATTTTTATTATCCTCGGGAATTTTTTTACATTGCTTAGGTAATTTTCTTCAAAAATACAATTTAAAAAAATTGTAA
- a CDS encoding DsrE family protein: MSIITDNTVLVHIYSGLESKNKVTLGLLVALTAEKNDHKVTLFLAGDGVQILNCKKAGEIVGQGTGDLYDHLQNLKKSKVTIYVSGMSAKSRGYDEKLLDGYTAEFVMPDVLVEESIKADSVLCY; encoded by the coding sequence ATGTCTATCATTACCGATAATACAGTGTTAGTACATATTTACAGCGGTTTAGAATCCAAAAATAAAGTAACTTTAGGTTTATTGGTTGCCCTCACTGCAGAAAAAAACGACCATAAAGTAACTCTTTTTCTAGCAGGAGACGGGGTACAAATATTAAATTGCAAAAAAGCTGGTGAAATAGTTGGTCAAGGTACTGGAGATTTATATGATCATCTTCAAAATTTAAAGAAATCAAAAGTTACCATATATGTTTCAGGTATGTCTGCTAAATCTAGGGGTTACGATGAGAAGCTATTAGATGGATATACAGCAGAGTTTGTGATGCCGGATGTTCTAGTTGAAGAATCAATTAAAGCAGATAGCGTACTTTGCTATTAA
- a CDS encoding thermonuclease family protein, which translates to MGEITIKGCYDGDTCTSTEGEKIRLACIDTPEIRGKRAKPNQAIAAKNFLNEKIKGKKVSIRRVTEDKYGRTVGELSFNGENLQELLVKEGHAEIYKKYSKPCKWAS; encoded by the coding sequence ATTGGTGAAATTACAATTAAAGGTTGTTATGACGGAGATACCTGTACTTCCACTGAAGGAGAGAAAATAAGATTAGCTTGTATTGATACGCCTGAAATAAGAGGAAAAAGAGCAAAGCCAAATCAAGCAATAGCTGCTAAAAATTTTTTAAATGAAAAGATTAAGGGTAAGAAAGTTTCAATTCGAAGGGTAACTGAAGATAAGTATGGAAGAACTGTGGGTGAATTAAGTTTTAATGGAGAAAACCTTCAAGAATTATTAGTCAAAGAAGGTCATGCTGAAATTTATAAAAAATACTCAAAACCTTGCAAATGGGCATCTTAA
- a CDS encoding HTTM domain-containing protein, whose translation MPFLSLVKRNLNINASTRSSAVLRIGLVFLAWSCFANRLIIYRTFQSPDWFLLGLMFFIFSGMLCIGWRTKFSNVGLALVLNVMVFYLGVKDNYFTFRTYPATLIAMSLTWLCFLPSGNSFSLDRYIAISKIKDQKNIIPKEIGQVWALNLIRLQVAVVYFFAAIDKSYLDFNERLEQIFQSAYFGSYLPWEGLRFIILLISLLTVLLLYLLAFGLFIKSWHSWLMPIGIVFHIFIYLLIPVRTFSLTMILLYIAFLDPDDVHYFLKRI comes from the coding sequence ATGCCTTTTTTATCATTGGTTAAAAGAAATTTAAATATAAATGCTTCAACTCGTTCTTCGGCTGTTTTAAGAATTGGCTTAGTATTTTTGGCGTGGTCTTGCTTTGCTAATCGTCTAATAATTTATCGTACTTTTCAATCTCCTGATTGGTTTTTGCTTGGGTTAATGTTTTTTATATTTTCTGGAATGCTTTGTATTGGATGGAGAACCAAGTTTTCCAATGTTGGGCTTGCGTTAGTTTTGAATGTTATGGTTTTTTATCTCGGAGTAAAAGATAATTATTTTACTTTCAGAACTTATCCTGCAACCCTGATTGCTATGTCATTGACATGGTTATGTTTTTTGCCTAGTGGTAATTCTTTTTCTTTAGATAGATATATAGCAATATCTAAAATAAAAGATCAAAAAAATATTATCCCTAAAGAGATCGGTCAAGTATGGGCTCTTAATTTAATAAGATTACAAGTCGCAGTAGTATATTTTTTTGCAGCCATAGATAAAAGTTATTTAGACTTTAATGAAAGACTTGAACAAATATTCCAGAGTGCTTATTTCGGATCTTACTTACCTTGGGAAGGTTTACGATTTATTATTTTATTAATATCTCTTTTAACTGTTTTACTTTTATATTTATTAGCATTTGGTCTTTTTATAAAAAGTTGGCACAGTTGGTTAATGCCAATAGGAATTGTTTTTCATATCTTTATATATTTGTTGATACCCGTTAGGACATTTAGTTTGACGATGATTCTTTTATACATTGCATTTCTTGATCCTGATGACGTTCATTATTTTTTAAAAAGAATTTAA